In Corynebacterium endometrii, one DNA window encodes the following:
- a CDS encoding cory-CC-star protein: protein MLDRLKALQEGLNEFYAGPYRSTFAKAGQQEEDLFMLLVMGEALGIDNPASYYTMELLPIIYEDFHAWHLRMGMEHSPLENFSCC from the coding sequence ATTCTCGACAGGCTCAAGGCCCTGCAGGAAGGACTCAACGAGTTCTATGCGGGGCCTTACCGCTCCACTTTTGCCAAGGCCGGCCAGCAGGAAGAGGATCTGTTCATGCTGCTGGTCATGGGCGAGGCGCTGGGCATCGACAACCCGGCCAGCTACTACACCATGGAGCTGCTGCCCATCATTTACGAAGACTTCCACGCCTGGCACCTGCGCATGGGCATGGAGCACTCCCCATTGGAGAATTTCTCGTGCTGCTAG
- a CDS encoding ArsA family ATPase has protein sequence MLLEHIGQTRVIFFGGKGGVGKTTVANATAVALANAGRRILLVSTDPAHNLGHLWGREIGDRVVTVRENLDLVEIDPAATTKAHLKAVGSTMKRMMPERLQGEVKKHLELSAKSPGTHEAAVLERIAILVEEATGYDHIIFDTAPSGHTSRLMELPELMAAWTEGLLERRAKSERFSQLVRGLEPRGKDKAVSASSDPVERRNQELRAILLRRRRRFEGLRSVLQDPDGCVFFIVLTAERLPVLETAQFHAELTSAGVRVGGCVVNRRSPADAGDFLAGRRAIEDEALADLATRLPGLPVIELPLLAHEVGSPDAIAGIAERL, from the coding sequence GTGCTGCTAGAACACATCGGTCAAACCCGCGTGATCTTCTTCGGCGGCAAGGGAGGCGTGGGCAAAACCACCGTGGCTAACGCAACTGCCGTGGCACTGGCCAACGCGGGCAGGAGGATCCTGCTGGTGTCCACAGATCCAGCCCACAACCTGGGCCACCTCTGGGGCCGCGAGATCGGTGACCGCGTGGTCACCGTGCGGGAGAACCTGGATCTCGTGGAGATTGACCCCGCGGCCACCACCAAGGCCCACCTCAAGGCCGTGGGCTCCACCATGAAAAGGATGATGCCGGAACGGCTGCAGGGGGAGGTTAAAAAGCACCTCGAACTCTCCGCCAAATCCCCGGGCACCCATGAGGCGGCCGTGTTAGAACGTATCGCCATCCTCGTGGAAGAGGCCACCGGCTATGACCACATCATCTTCGATACCGCCCCGTCCGGCCACACCTCGCGCCTGATGGAACTGCCCGAGCTGATGGCGGCCTGGACCGAGGGCCTTTTGGAACGCCGCGCCAAATCGGAGCGCTTCTCCCAGCTGGTCAGGGGCCTGGAGCCACGGGGCAAGGACAAAGCCGTCAGCGCGTCGAGCGATCCGGTGGAGCGCCGCAATCAGGAGTTACGCGCCATCCTGCTGCGCAGGCGCCGCCGCTTCGAGGGGCTGCGCTCCGTGCTGCAGGATCCGGACGGGTGCGTCTTTTTCATCGTGCTCACCGCGGAACGCCTGCCCGTGTTGGAGACAGCGCAGTTCCACGCGGAGCTAACCAGCGCGGGCGTTCGCGTAGGCGGGTGCGTGGTCAACAGGCGCTCCCCGGCGGACGCCGGCGATTTCCTGGCCGGACGCCGCGCCATTGAAGACGAAGCCCTGGCGGATTTGGCTACGCGCCTGCCGGGGCTGCCGGTCATCGAACTGCCGCTGCTTGCCCACGAGGTGGGCAGCCCGGACGCGATTGCCGGCATCGCCGAACGGCTCTAA
- a CDS encoding pantoate--beta-alanine ligase: MSFSAGQAMRIDTLERLTMVGSAFRKTGKPVVLVPLGNGVHAGHIALVRAAKMVRGGVVVAALRSTEERDVQALRAEGVDVVFHYSHEVLWPRGRRIVIEPAGDCIEPREALREQLTEAVALVGALRPTHVVVGEKDYELMLALSHAINDLHLGARVQGVPTVRMPDGVAMSLRNVGVAESAREDAGALSAALTAGAYAAEAGAEKVVETAREVLAASGVEPEYLELRGRDLGPAPEEGDARLLIAATIGGVRLIDNVGLPLGIGFRNLEEHEAKAELARERDRENEG; encoded by the coding sequence GTGAGCTTTAGCGCCGGACAAGCCATGCGCATCGATACTTTAGAGCGCCTGACCATGGTGGGTTCCGCCTTCCGCAAGACCGGGAAACCGGTGGTCCTAGTGCCGCTAGGTAATGGCGTGCACGCCGGCCACATCGCCCTTGTCCGCGCCGCGAAGATGGTCCGCGGTGGCGTGGTTGTTGCAGCCCTGCGCAGCACCGAGGAACGCGATGTCCAGGCCCTGCGCGCCGAGGGGGTTGACGTGGTGTTCCATTACTCCCATGAGGTGCTGTGGCCGCGCGGGCGGCGCATTGTGATTGAGCCGGCCGGTGACTGCATCGAGCCCCGGGAGGCGCTCCGGGAACAGCTGACGGAGGCCGTGGCGCTTGTTGGCGCCCTGCGCCCCACCCACGTGGTGGTAGGCGAAAAGGACTATGAGCTCATGCTCGCGCTTTCCCACGCGATAAACGACCTACACCTGGGGGCCCGCGTCCAGGGCGTGCCCACCGTGCGCATGCCGGACGGCGTGGCCATGAGCCTGCGCAACGTGGGCGTTGCCGAGTCCGCGCGAGAGGACGCCGGCGCGTTATCCGCCGCGCTTACAGCTGGCGCTTACGCGGCCGAGGCCGGCGCGGAGAAGGTTGTAGAGACCGCCCGCGAGGTGCTGGCGGCTAGCGGCGTGGAGCCGGAATACCTGGAGTTGCGCGGGCGTGACCTGGGCCCGGCGCCGGAGGAGGGCGATGCCCGCCTGCTGATCGCGGCCACCATCGGCGGGGTGCGCCTTATCGATAACGTAGGCCTGCCGCTGGGCATTGGGTTTAGGAACCTGGAAGAACACGAGGCCAAGGCGGAACTGGCCCGCGAGCGGGACCGGGAGAACGAGGGTTAG